From a single Stomoxys calcitrans chromosome 4, idStoCalc2.1, whole genome shotgun sequence genomic region:
- the LOC106081314 gene encoding annexin B11 isoform X1, which produces MYPFGSGMPQPHGSPSQHGYQQPGMPVGVPFGAGWVAPTQHPHQQQQQQQQQHHSPQHSNLHYQSLPSHQHVHQQAPYPTTNSAPYPTNNATPYPTNNTAPYPTAGQYAQATPYPPQGNQSAPYPGSSYPHNPHQAPYPTSTGSPSHYHNPHYGQPAVSHPSAYNPNHGYTPVRTSVGLESPAGNIQHCFEELAQRQGHPIQHHSVVRRENIGFSEFVNDVNEEVDVDDKEDIYDEINETFDSENTLDDVNSLETFYAVQKQQHGTPTVFPAQNFDPVKDAHDLRKAMKGFGTDEDALINIICRRTNEQRQEIQRQYKTHFGKDLIEDIRSETSGNFEKLLVGLLRPIVDYYCHELNDAMAGLGTDEDVLIEILCTLSNQEIHTIKNQYLRLYGAHLESELKSETSGNFKRLLVSLCAAARNESGLTDPAAAQSDARELLKAGELRVGTDESMFNMILCQRNYQQLKLIFHEYEHMTGHSLEKAIKKEFSGDIMEGLIAICRCVNNKAEYFASRLHKSMAGIGTNDKQLIRVIITRCEIDMGDIKVAYERMYGKSLKSWIKGDTSGHYKHALYALVGEQRSNS; this is translated from the exons GGTTCCGGTATGCCACAGCCACATGGCTCGCCATCGCAACATGGTTACCAACAGCCGGGCATGCCAGTCGGTGTACCATTTGGGGCTGGTTGGGTAGCACCCACACAGCATCCccatcagcagcaacaacaacaacagcaacaacaccacTCACCACAACATTCGAATTTACACTACCAATCATTGCCATCACATCAGCATGTGCATCAGCAAGCGCCCTATCCAACTACTAACTCTGCTCCCTATCCCACTAATAATGCAACACCATATCCTACTAATAATACGGCTCCCTATCCCACGGCAGGACAATATGCCCAAGCCACACCCTATCCACCGCAAGGTAATCAATCAGCACCCTATCCCGGCTCCTCATATCCCCATAACCCCCATCAGGCACCTTATCCAACATCGACGGGCTCACCATCTCATTATCACAATCCCCACTATGGTCAACCGGCTGTCAGTCATCCCTCGGCCTATAATCCCAATCATGGTTATACACCTGTCAGAACTTCGGTAGGCCTAGAGTCGCCGGCTGGCAATATACAGCATTGTTTTGAGGAATTGGCCCAAAGGCAGGGTCATCCCATACAACATCATAGCGTTGTACGCAGAGAG AATATTGGATTTTCTGAATTTGTTAACGATGTTAATGAGGAGGTTGATGTTGATGATAAGGAAGATATTTatgatgaaattaatgaaacatTTGATTCGGAAAACACTTTAGATGATGTGAATTCTTTAGAAACTTTTTATGCGGTTCAAAAACAGCAGCAT GGTACTCCTACCGTGTTTCCAGCCCAAAATTTTGATCCCGTTAAAGATGCCCATGATTTGCGTAAGGCCATGAAAGGTTTTGGCACTGATGAGGATGCGCTCATCAACATCATCTGCCGTAGAACCAATGAGCAAAGACAA GAAATCCAACGTCAATATAAAACCCATTTCGGCAAAGATCTTATTGAGGACATACGCTCCGAGACCAGTGGCAATTTCGAAAAGCTTTTGGTTGGTCTTTTGCGTCCCATTGTGGATTATTATTGTCATGAGTTGAATGATGCCATGGCTGGTCTGGGCACTGATGAGGATGTTCTTATTGAAATTCTATGCACTCTATCGAATCAAGAGATTCATAccattaaaaatcaatatttgcgat tgtATGGTGCCCATTTGGAATCTGAACTAAAATCTGAGACTTCCGGAAATTTCAAACGTTTGCTGGTTTCCCTTTGTGCTGCTGCACGCAACGAAAGTGGTCTGACTGACCCCGCAGCTGCTCAGAGTGATGCTCGGGAATTGCTTAAGGCTGGTGAATTGCGTGTTGGCACCGATGAGAGCATGTTCAATATGATTTTGTGCCAGCGTAATTATCAACAATTGAAATTG ATCTTCCATGAATATGAGCATATGACTGGACACTCACTGGAAAAGGCCATTAAGAAGGAATTTTCTGGAGACATCATGGAGGGACTCATTGCAATTTGTCGTTGTGTTAACAACAAGGCAGAATATTTTGCTTCTCGTCTACACAAAAGTATGGCTGGTATTGGAACCAATGACAAGCAGTTGATACGAGTTATCATTACCAGATGCGAG atCGACATGGGTGACATTAAGGTTGCCTATGAACGCATGTATGGCAAGAGTTTGAAGAGCTGGATTAAGGGTGACACATCGGGGCACTACAAGCATGCCTTGTATGCA
- the LOC106081314 gene encoding annexin B11 isoform X2, translating into MYPFGSGMPQPHGSPSQHGYQQPGMPVGVPFGAGWVAPTQHPHQQQQQQQQQHHSPQHSNLHYQSLPSHQHVHQQAPYPTTNSAPYPTNNATPYPTNNTAPYPTAGQYAQATPYPPQGNQSAPYPGSSYPHNPHQAPYPTSTGSPSHYHNPHYGQPAVSHPSAYNPNHGYTPVRTSVGLESPAGNIQHCFEELAQRQGHPIQHHSVVRREGTPTVFPAQNFDPVKDAHDLRKAMKGFGTDEDALINIICRRTNEQRQEIQRQYKTHFGKDLIEDIRSETSGNFEKLLVGLLRPIVDYYCHELNDAMAGLGTDEDVLIEILCTLSNQEIHTIKNQYLRLYGAHLESELKSETSGNFKRLLVSLCAAARNESGLTDPAAAQSDARELLKAGELRVGTDESMFNMILCQRNYQQLKLIFHEYEHMTGHSLEKAIKKEFSGDIMEGLIAICRCVNNKAEYFASRLHKSMAGIGTNDKQLIRVIITRCEIDMGDIKVAYERMYGKSLKSWIKGDTSGHYKHALYALVGEQRSNS; encoded by the exons GGTTCCGGTATGCCACAGCCACATGGCTCGCCATCGCAACATGGTTACCAACAGCCGGGCATGCCAGTCGGTGTACCATTTGGGGCTGGTTGGGTAGCACCCACACAGCATCCccatcagcagcaacaacaacaacagcaacaacaccacTCACCACAACATTCGAATTTACACTACCAATCATTGCCATCACATCAGCATGTGCATCAGCAAGCGCCCTATCCAACTACTAACTCTGCTCCCTATCCCACTAATAATGCAACACCATATCCTACTAATAATACGGCTCCCTATCCCACGGCAGGACAATATGCCCAAGCCACACCCTATCCACCGCAAGGTAATCAATCAGCACCCTATCCCGGCTCCTCATATCCCCATAACCCCCATCAGGCACCTTATCCAACATCGACGGGCTCACCATCTCATTATCACAATCCCCACTATGGTCAACCGGCTGTCAGTCATCCCTCGGCCTATAATCCCAATCATGGTTATACACCTGTCAGAACTTCGGTAGGCCTAGAGTCGCCGGCTGGCAATATACAGCATTGTTTTGAGGAATTGGCCCAAAGGCAGGGTCATCCCATACAACATCATAGCGTTGTACGCAGAGAG GGTACTCCTACCGTGTTTCCAGCCCAAAATTTTGATCCCGTTAAAGATGCCCATGATTTGCGTAAGGCCATGAAAGGTTTTGGCACTGATGAGGATGCGCTCATCAACATCATCTGCCGTAGAACCAATGAGCAAAGACAA GAAATCCAACGTCAATATAAAACCCATTTCGGCAAAGATCTTATTGAGGACATACGCTCCGAGACCAGTGGCAATTTCGAAAAGCTTTTGGTTGGTCTTTTGCGTCCCATTGTGGATTATTATTGTCATGAGTTGAATGATGCCATGGCTGGTCTGGGCACTGATGAGGATGTTCTTATTGAAATTCTATGCACTCTATCGAATCAAGAGATTCATAccattaaaaatcaatatttgcgat tgtATGGTGCCCATTTGGAATCTGAACTAAAATCTGAGACTTCCGGAAATTTCAAACGTTTGCTGGTTTCCCTTTGTGCTGCTGCACGCAACGAAAGTGGTCTGACTGACCCCGCAGCTGCTCAGAGTGATGCTCGGGAATTGCTTAAGGCTGGTGAATTGCGTGTTGGCACCGATGAGAGCATGTTCAATATGATTTTGTGCCAGCGTAATTATCAACAATTGAAATTG ATCTTCCATGAATATGAGCATATGACTGGACACTCACTGGAAAAGGCCATTAAGAAGGAATTTTCTGGAGACATCATGGAGGGACTCATTGCAATTTGTCGTTGTGTTAACAACAAGGCAGAATATTTTGCTTCTCGTCTACACAAAAGTATGGCTGGTATTGGAACCAATGACAAGCAGTTGATACGAGTTATCATTACCAGATGCGAG atCGACATGGGTGACATTAAGGTTGCCTATGAACGCATGTATGGCAAGAGTTTGAAGAGCTGGATTAAGGGTGACACATCGGGGCACTACAAGCATGCCTTGTATGCA
- the LOC106081314 gene encoding annexin B11 isoform X3 — MYPFGTPTVFPAQNFDPVKDAHDLRKAMKGFGTDEDALINIICRRTNEQRQEIQRQYKTHFGKDLIEDIRSETSGNFEKLLVGLLRPIVDYYCHELNDAMAGLGTDEDVLIEILCTLSNQEIHTIKNQYLRLYGAHLESELKSETSGNFKRLLVSLCAAARNESGLTDPAAAQSDARELLKAGELRVGTDESMFNMILCQRNYQQLKLIFHEYEHMTGHSLEKAIKKEFSGDIMEGLIAICRCVNNKAEYFASRLHKSMAGIGTNDKQLIRVIITRCEIDMGDIKVAYERMYGKSLKSWIKGDTSGHYKHALYALVGEQRSNS; from the exons GGTACTCCTACCGTGTTTCCAGCCCAAAATTTTGATCCCGTTAAAGATGCCCATGATTTGCGTAAGGCCATGAAAGGTTTTGGCACTGATGAGGATGCGCTCATCAACATCATCTGCCGTAGAACCAATGAGCAAAGACAA GAAATCCAACGTCAATATAAAACCCATTTCGGCAAAGATCTTATTGAGGACATACGCTCCGAGACCAGTGGCAATTTCGAAAAGCTTTTGGTTGGTCTTTTGCGTCCCATTGTGGATTATTATTGTCATGAGTTGAATGATGCCATGGCTGGTCTGGGCACTGATGAGGATGTTCTTATTGAAATTCTATGCACTCTATCGAATCAAGAGATTCATAccattaaaaatcaatatttgcgat tgtATGGTGCCCATTTGGAATCTGAACTAAAATCTGAGACTTCCGGAAATTTCAAACGTTTGCTGGTTTCCCTTTGTGCTGCTGCACGCAACGAAAGTGGTCTGACTGACCCCGCAGCTGCTCAGAGTGATGCTCGGGAATTGCTTAAGGCTGGTGAATTGCGTGTTGGCACCGATGAGAGCATGTTCAATATGATTTTGTGCCAGCGTAATTATCAACAATTGAAATTG ATCTTCCATGAATATGAGCATATGACTGGACACTCACTGGAAAAGGCCATTAAGAAGGAATTTTCTGGAGACATCATGGAGGGACTCATTGCAATTTGTCGTTGTGTTAACAACAAGGCAGAATATTTTGCTTCTCGTCTACACAAAAGTATGGCTGGTATTGGAACCAATGACAAGCAGTTGATACGAGTTATCATTACCAGATGCGAG atCGACATGGGTGACATTAAGGTTGCCTATGAACGCATGTATGGCAAGAGTTTGAAGAGCTGGATTAAGGGTGACACATCGGGGCACTACAAGCATGCCTTGTATGCA